Proteins from a single region of Catenulispora acidiphila DSM 44928:
- a CDS encoding carboxymuconolactone decarboxylase family protein encodes MDFEAATLDREAGYALLDVLQDEATQNAALPGVEKLAPGFTDWIVTALFGGTYQRPALTLRERQIVNLAALTALGGVEPQLVGHVKTSERIGMSREEIVEVFVHLAPYVGVPKALAGLRAAAAAFEAADK; translated from the coding sequence ATGGACTTCGAAGCAGCCACCCTCGACCGCGAGGCCGGCTACGCCCTGCTGGACGTGCTCCAGGACGAGGCGACGCAGAACGCCGCCCTGCCCGGCGTGGAGAAGCTGGCGCCGGGCTTCACGGACTGGATCGTGACGGCGCTGTTCGGCGGCACGTACCAGCGCCCCGCGCTGACCCTGCGGGAGCGGCAGATCGTCAACCTGGCCGCCCTGACGGCGCTGGGCGGCGTGGAGCCCCAGCTGGTCGGGCATGTGAAGACCAGCGAGCGGATCGGCATGAGCCGGGAGGAGATCGTGGAGGTCTTCGTACATCTGGCGCCGTATGTCGGCGTGCCGAAGGCGCTGGCGGGGCTGCGGGCGGCTGCGGCAGCGTTCGAAGCGGCGGACAAGTGA
- a CDS encoding ABC transporter permease, producing the protein MAEPRLENRLESGYEKRFDQRTPGTVATYAWTARFWARSAMQYRASMALTMVNSALTASLELLGILVVFGNVKAIGGFSLPEALYLYGTAQAAFYTSDLLFTGTEYLAVRIRMGTFDSLLIRPVGVLPQVFADQFTPRRLAPLVPAYTALAVGLAKAPVHWTLLRVAMVPYTLLVGVAVFGAIWILVGAFQIVAADASEVMNSITYGGQYMTSYPLALYGRNLMLFLTFGLPLAYVNWQPTLYVLDHADPLGTPSFLRFAGPLFAAALWGLALLAWRQALRHHRSTGS; encoded by the coding sequence GTGGCTGAGCCGCGCTTGGAGAACCGCTTGGAAAGCGGCTACGAGAAGCGCTTCGATCAGCGCACGCCAGGAACCGTGGCGACCTACGCCTGGACCGCCCGCTTCTGGGCGCGCTCGGCCATGCAGTACCGCGCGTCGATGGCGCTGACCATGGTGAACAGCGCGTTGACCGCGAGCCTGGAGCTGCTCGGCATCCTGGTCGTGTTCGGCAACGTCAAGGCGATCGGCGGCTTCTCGCTGCCCGAGGCGCTCTACCTCTATGGGACTGCGCAGGCCGCGTTCTACACCAGCGACCTGCTTTTCACCGGCACCGAGTACTTGGCCGTGCGCATCCGCATGGGCACCTTCGACAGCTTGCTGATCCGGCCGGTCGGGGTGCTGCCGCAGGTGTTCGCCGACCAGTTCACGCCACGCCGGCTCGCGCCGCTGGTCCCCGCGTACACGGCGCTGGCCGTCGGGCTGGCCAAGGCGCCGGTGCACTGGACGCTGCTGCGCGTCGCGATGGTGCCCTACACGCTGCTGGTCGGGGTCGCGGTGTTCGGGGCGATCTGGATCCTGGTCGGCGCGTTCCAGATCGTCGCGGCGGACGCCTCGGAGGTGATGAACAGCATCACCTATGGAGGTCAGTACATGACCTCCTATCCCCTGGCGTTGTACGGCCGCAACCTGATGCTGTTCCTCACGTTCGGCCTGCCGCTGGCCTACGTGAACTGGCAGCCCACCCTCTACGTCCTGGACCACGCCGACCCGCTCGGCACGCCCTCCTTCCTCCGCTTCGCCGGACCGCTGTTCGCCGCCGCCCTGTGGGGTCTGGCCCTGCTCGCCTGGCGCCAGGCCCTGCGCCACCACCGATCCACCGGGAGCTGA
- the bldD gene encoding transcriptional regulator BldD → MSTEYAKALGVRLRAIRSQQGLSLHGVEQKSQGRWKAVVVGSYERGDRAVTVQRLSELAEFYGVPVHELLPGTGAPASAHEQGGKLVLDLERLKALPVDQAGPLLRYVGSIQSQRGDWNGRVMTIRGEDLRTLGVIYEMAPSELVKMLTEWDVLNPAAARPYNDEEGDGEAGGFPGGFAEDDEA, encoded by the coding sequence ATGTCCACCGAGTACGCGAAAGCGCTGGGCGTCCGACTGCGCGCCATCCGATCCCAGCAGGGCCTGTCCCTGCACGGCGTAGAGCAGAAGTCGCAGGGCCGTTGGAAGGCCGTCGTCGTCGGCTCGTACGAGCGCGGCGACCGCGCTGTCACCGTGCAGCGCCTGTCCGAGCTCGCCGAGTTCTACGGCGTGCCGGTCCACGAACTGCTGCCCGGCACCGGCGCCCCGGCGTCGGCGCACGAGCAGGGCGGCAAGCTGGTGCTCGACCTGGAGCGGCTCAAGGCCCTCCCGGTCGACCAGGCCGGTCCGCTGCTGCGCTACGTCGGCAGCATCCAGAGCCAGCGCGGCGACTGGAACGGCCGGGTCATGACGATCCGCGGCGAGGACCTGCGCACGCTCGGCGTCATCTACGAGATGGCACCGTCGGAGCTGGTCAAGATGCTCACCGAGTGGGACGTCCTGAACCCCGCCGCGGCGCGTCCGTACAACGACGAGGAGGGCGACGGCGAGGCCGGCGGCTTCCCGGGCGGCTTCGCCGAGGACGACGAGGCGTAA
- the nusB gene encoding transcription antitermination factor NusB, translating to MASPRSKARQRALEILFEADLRGVDPRTVLADTQARIRAQGPEGTIPQVQPYAATLVEGVLEHVDKIDDLLDEHSEGWALDRMPTVDRNVLRIGVYELLWQSDVPDAVVLDEAVSLARLMSTDESPQFVNGLLARIAEVKDSLKR from the coding sequence ATGGCTTCTCCGCGCAGCAAGGCCCGGCAGCGGGCCCTGGAGATCCTCTTCGAGGCGGATCTGCGGGGCGTCGATCCGCGCACGGTCCTGGCCGACACCCAGGCACGGATCCGTGCCCAGGGACCCGAGGGCACGATCCCGCAGGTGCAGCCGTACGCGGCGACCCTGGTCGAGGGCGTGCTGGAGCACGTGGACAAGATCGACGACCTGCTCGACGAGCACAGCGAGGGCTGGGCTCTGGACCGCATGCCGACCGTGGACCGCAACGTCCTGCGGATCGGCGTGTACGAGCTGCTCTGGCAGTCCGACGTGCCCGACGCGGTGGTCCTGGACGAGGCGGTCTCGCTGGCGCGGCTGATGTCGACCGACGAGTCGCCGCAGTTCGTCAACGGGCTGCTCGCGCGGATAGCCGAGGTCAAGGACAGCTTGAAGCGGTAG
- the efp gene encoding elongation factor P, which translates to MASTNELKNGMVLKIDNQLWSVVEFQHVKPGKGPAFVRTKLKAVLSGKVVDRTFNAGIKVETANVDRRDMQYLYQEGTDFVFMDMDTYDQLHVSGDTVGTAANYMLEGTMALVATNEGTPLYVELPAAVELVIEYTEPGLQGDRSTGGTKPAKLETGHEIQVPLFLTTGEKVKVDTRDGSYLGRVSS; encoded by the coding sequence GTGGCTAGCACGAATGAACTGAAGAACGGCATGGTCCTCAAGATCGACAACCAGCTCTGGTCTGTCGTGGAGTTCCAGCATGTCAAGCCGGGCAAGGGCCCCGCCTTCGTGCGCACGAAGCTCAAGGCCGTGCTCTCGGGCAAGGTGGTCGACCGGACCTTCAACGCCGGTATCAAGGTCGAGACGGCCAACGTCGACCGCCGCGACATGCAGTACCTCTACCAGGAGGGCACCGACTTCGTGTTCATGGACATGGACACGTACGACCAGCTGCACGTCTCCGGCGACACCGTCGGCACCGCGGCCAACTACATGCTCGAGGGCACCATGGCCCTGGTCGCCACGAACGAGGGCACGCCCTTGTACGTGGAGCTGCCGGCCGCCGTCGAGCTCGTCATCGAGTACACCGAGCCGGGCCTGCAGGGCGACCGCTCCACCGGCGGCACCAAGCCCGCCAAGCTGGAGACCGGCCACGAGATCCAGGTCCCGCTGTTCCTGACCACCGGCGAGAAGGTCAAGGTCGACACCCGCGACGGTTCCTACCTCGGCCGCGTCAGCAGCTGA
- a CDS encoding shikimate kinase translates to MSPVVVLVGAPGSGKSTVGRLVAEQLGVGFRDSDEDIETAAGQQIAEIFVDHGEPHFRALEKSAVKEALASHDGVLALGGGAVLDADTRILLKEHRVAFLEVTLADAASRVGLNRDRPLLLGNVRGTLLKLMDERRPLYEEVAVLTVRTDRAPEEVAAEIVESLGK, encoded by the coding sequence ATGAGCCCGGTCGTCGTCCTGGTCGGGGCTCCGGGCTCCGGCAAGTCCACCGTCGGCCGCCTGGTGGCCGAGCAGCTCGGCGTCGGGTTCCGGGACTCCGACGAGGACATCGAGACCGCCGCCGGGCAGCAGATCGCCGAGATCTTCGTCGACCACGGCGAGCCGCACTTCCGCGCGCTGGAGAAGAGCGCCGTCAAGGAGGCTCTCGCCTCCCACGACGGCGTCCTCGCCCTCGGCGGCGGCGCCGTCCTCGACGCCGACACCAGGATCCTGCTCAAGGAGCACCGGGTCGCCTTCCTGGAGGTGACGCTGGCCGACGCCGCGTCCCGGGTCGGCCTCAACCGCGACCGCCCGCTGCTGCTGGGCAACGTGCGCGGCACGCTGCTCAAGCTCATGGACGAGCGGCGTCCTCTGTATGAGGAAGTCGCCGTCCTGACCGTCCGTACCGACCGCGCGCCCGAAGAGGTCGCGGCTGAGATCGTCGAAAGCCTGGGGAAGTGA
- the aroQ gene encoding type II 3-dehydroquinate dehydratase has product MSEQRKVLVLNGPNLGRLGSREPDVYGAVSYAGLVKACEALGAELGFDVEVRETNDEGQIVRWLHEAADGRIPVVINPGAFTHYSYAMSDAAKLRTAPLIEVHISNPHAREQFRHKSVIAPVASGTIAGFGINSYLLALRALSELPE; this is encoded by the coding sequence GTGAGCGAGCAGCGCAAAGTCCTGGTCCTCAACGGCCCGAACCTGGGCCGCCTCGGCAGCCGCGAGCCCGACGTCTACGGCGCGGTGTCCTACGCCGGGCTGGTCAAGGCGTGCGAGGCGCTCGGCGCCGAGCTGGGCTTCGACGTCGAGGTGCGCGAGACCAACGACGAGGGCCAGATCGTGCGCTGGCTGCACGAGGCCGCCGACGGCCGCATCCCGGTGGTCATCAACCCCGGCGCCTTCACGCACTACTCCTACGCGATGAGCGACGCCGCCAAGCTGCGCACCGCGCCGCTGATCGAGGTACACATCTCCAATCCGCACGCGCGCGAGCAGTTCCGGCACAAGAGCGTCATCGCGCCGGTGGCCAGCGGAACCATCGCCGGGTTCGGGATCAACTCTTATCTTCTCGCGCTAAGGGCCCTGTCTGAGCTGCCGGAGTGA
- a CDS encoding alpha/beta fold hydrolase, giving the protein MGAYVDVDGLNMYYEVAGEGEPVILLHGTGGIADIWRPQLDLLADWYQVFTPECRGHGRTADVEGPFSYENFADDLAGFIEALGLGPVRLVGWSNGAAVVLRLALRRPDLVRRLVLIGGTAGPEGETALAAQLGEEPGRTLLADAWKPVYQALSPDGPEHFAVVEEKLHQMWREGTSVGMDEIAALPMPLLVMQGDDDSVEIAHSAALAGTARDGRLAVVPGTSHAAPLEKPELVNLILLDFFEDKPAERIFPLGSLRSAAGLGDHGGPTSGGRPGFLPWAA; this is encoded by the coding sequence ATGGGCGCCTACGTGGACGTCGACGGCTTGAACATGTACTACGAGGTCGCCGGAGAGGGCGAACCGGTGATCCTTCTCCACGGCACCGGCGGGATCGCCGACATCTGGCGCCCGCAGCTGGACCTGCTCGCCGACTGGTACCAGGTCTTCACCCCCGAATGCCGCGGCCACGGCCGGACCGCGGACGTCGAGGGCCCGTTCAGCTACGAGAACTTCGCCGACGACCTCGCCGGCTTCATCGAGGCGCTCGGCCTCGGACCGGTGCGGCTGGTCGGCTGGAGCAACGGCGCCGCCGTGGTCCTGCGCCTGGCGCTGCGCCGTCCGGACCTGGTGCGCCGGCTGGTCCTCATCGGCGGCACGGCGGGTCCCGAGGGCGAGACCGCGCTGGCCGCGCAGTTGGGGGAGGAGCCCGGCCGGACGCTGCTGGCCGACGCCTGGAAGCCGGTCTACCAAGCCCTGTCCCCGGACGGCCCAGAGCATTTCGCGGTCGTCGAGGAGAAGCTGCACCAGATGTGGCGCGAGGGGACGTCGGTCGGGATGGACGAGATCGCCGCGCTTCCGATGCCGCTGCTGGTCATGCAGGGCGACGACGACAGCGTCGAGATCGCGCACAGCGCGGCGCTGGCCGGGACGGCGCGCGACGGCCGCCTGGCGGTGGTCCCGGGGACCTCGCACGCGGCGCCGCTGGAGAAGCCGGAGCTGGTGAACCTGATCCTGCTGGACTTCTTCGAGGACAAGCCCGCCGAGCGGATCTTCCCGCTGGGCTCGCTGCGCTCGGCGGCTGGGCTGGGGGACCATGGCGGCCCGACCTCGGGCGGACGGCCCGGGTTCCTTCCGTGGGCGGCCTGA
- a CDS encoding ABC transporter permease, translating to MVVYALITRQAFRRYLTYRGALLGGVLANTVFGVIKAFIMTAVWKQRPSIGGYGLADALTYVFLAQAMIGPMSLLTNGLDIPARIRSGDIGTDLFRPVDFQAYWLANDLGRAAFGLLGRSVVPFIVGALMFHLHVPADPRVWAAFLVAVFLGTIVSFALRYLAAMSAFWLLDEKGVTGLANVLTSFLGGMIVPLVLFPAWLGHLARMLPWASLVQLPADVFLGKRTGAAIGGAYLFEIGWAVALLLAGRLITRRARHRVVVQGG from the coding sequence TTGGTCGTCTATGCCCTCATCACCCGACAGGCCTTCCGTCGCTACCTCACCTATCGTGGCGCGCTGCTCGGCGGCGTGCTGGCCAACACTGTGTTCGGCGTCATCAAGGCGTTCATCATGACCGCTGTGTGGAAGCAGCGGCCCAGCATCGGCGGCTATGGGCTGGCTGATGCGCTCACCTATGTCTTTCTCGCGCAGGCGATGATCGGGCCGATGTCGCTGCTGACGAATGGGCTCGACATTCCCGCGCGCATTCGGTCCGGCGACATCGGGACGGATCTGTTCCGGCCGGTCGACTTCCAGGCCTACTGGCTCGCGAACGATCTGGGGCGCGCCGCGTTCGGGCTGCTGGGGCGCAGTGTGGTGCCTTTCATAGTCGGGGCGTTGATGTTCCATCTGCATGTGCCCGCCGATCCGCGGGTGTGGGCTGCGTTCCTGGTGGCGGTGTTCCTCGGGACGATCGTGAGCTTCGCGCTGCGCTACCTGGCGGCGATGTCCGCGTTCTGGCTGCTGGACGAGAAGGGGGTGACCGGGCTGGCCAACGTCCTCACCTCTTTCCTCGGCGGCATGATCGTGCCGCTGGTGCTGTTCCCGGCCTGGCTGGGGCATCTGGCGCGGATGCTGCCGTGGGCCTCGCTGGTGCAGCTGCCGGCGGACGTGTTCCTGGGCAAGCGGACCGGCGCCGCGATCGGCGGGGCGTATCTGTTCGAGATCGGGTGGGCCGTGGCGCTGCTGCTGGCCGGGCGTCTGATCACGCGGCGGGCGCGGCACCGGGTGGTGGTCCAGGGTGGCTGA
- the aroC gene encoding chorismate synthase gives MSLRWLTAGESHGPALTAVLEGLPAGVETSTKAITDALARRRLGYGRGARMKFEEDQVAILGGVRHGLTQGGPVAIQVGNTEWPKWETVMAADPVDPEVLQAQARNAPLTRPRPGHADLAGMQKYGFDDARPVLERASARETAARVALGEVARDFLRQAIGAEIVSHVVGIGGAESPRGAVLPLPSDVDKLDASPVRCLDPEAEAAMIAEIDQAHKDGDTLGGVVEVVVYGLPPGLGSHVQSDRRLDARLAGAIMGIQAIKGVEIGDGFLLARIPGSQAHDEMEAAGGDPLSVRRRTGRSGGTEGGMSTGELLRVRAAMKPIATVPRALGTVDTATGESAVAHHQRSDVCAVPAAGVVAEAMVALVLADAVLEKFGGDSVAETRRNYESYLANLPIRIAGPKHSGQAQA, from the coding sequence ATGTCGCTACGCTGGCTCACCGCAGGGGAATCCCACGGTCCCGCCCTCACCGCGGTCCTCGAAGGACTGCCGGCCGGGGTTGAGACGTCCACCAAGGCCATCACCGACGCTCTCGCGCGCCGGCGGCTCGGCTATGGGCGCGGGGCGCGCATGAAGTTCGAGGAAGACCAGGTGGCCATTCTCGGCGGGGTGCGGCACGGGCTCACGCAGGGTGGGCCGGTGGCCATTCAGGTGGGGAACACCGAGTGGCCGAAGTGGGAGACCGTTATGGCGGCCGATCCGGTCGATCCGGAGGTGCTTCAGGCGCAGGCGCGCAACGCGCCGCTGACGCGCCCGCGGCCCGGGCACGCGGACCTGGCCGGGATGCAGAAGTACGGCTTCGACGACGCGCGGCCGGTCCTGGAGCGGGCCTCGGCGCGGGAGACCGCCGCGCGGGTGGCGCTGGGCGAGGTGGCGCGGGACTTCCTGCGGCAGGCGATCGGTGCCGAGATCGTCTCGCACGTGGTCGGTATCGGTGGCGCCGAGTCGCCGCGCGGCGCCGTGCTGCCGCTGCCCTCGGACGTCGACAAGCTCGACGCGTCCCCGGTGCGCTGCCTGGACCCCGAGGCCGAGGCGGCGATGATCGCCGAGATCGACCAGGCGCACAAGGACGGCGACACGCTCGGCGGCGTGGTCGAGGTGGTCGTCTACGGCCTGCCGCCGGGGCTGGGCTCGCACGTGCAGTCCGACCGCCGCCTGGACGCCCGGCTGGCCGGCGCGATCATGGGCATCCAGGCCATCAAGGGCGTGGAGATCGGCGACGGCTTCCTGCTGGCGCGCATCCCCGGCTCGCAGGCGCACGACGAGATGGAGGCCGCGGGCGGCGACCCGCTGTCCGTCCGGCGGCGCACCGGCCGCAGCGGCGGCACCGAGGGCGGCATGTCCACCGGCGAGCTGCTGCGGGTCCGGGCCGCGATGAAGCCGATCGCGACCGTCCCGCGCGCCCTGGGCACCGTCGACACCGCCACCGGCGAGTCGGCCGTGGCGCACCACCAGCGCTCGGACGTCTGCGCGGTCCCGGCGGCCGGCGTCGTCGCCGAGGCGATGGTCGCGCTGGTGCTGGCCGACGCGGTGCTGGAGAAGTTCGGCGGCGACTCGGTGGCCGAGACCCGCCGCAACTACGAGTCCTACCTGGCGAACCTGCCCATCCGCATCGCCGGTCCCAAGCACTCCGGGCAGGCGCAGGCATGA
- a CDS encoding CGNR zinc finger domain-containing protein: MDPAPFRLDTGATWLNLLATRGSAFGRHPEERIPTPERFAEWLAAVELAPQTPTPVTAEDLDLARHLRETLRPLALSAATGEDPHQEAAGELIAFLAAHDEPLRVVAAAGVPGLDRPAPQDAAAALGRIARQAAEHLTGPERHALKSCPESDCRGVFADPDGRRRWCPSPACASRGRVRAHRARKAAVTAD, translated from the coding sequence ATGGACCCCGCCCCCTTCCGCCTCGACACCGGCGCGACGTGGCTGAACCTGCTCGCCACCCGGGGCAGCGCGTTCGGCCGCCATCCGGAGGAGCGCATCCCCACCCCGGAGCGCTTCGCCGAATGGCTGGCCGCCGTGGAACTGGCTCCGCAGACCCCGACACCGGTCACCGCCGAGGATCTGGACCTCGCGCGCCACCTGCGCGAAACGCTGCGTCCGCTGGCCCTGTCCGCCGCCACCGGCGAGGATCCGCACCAGGAGGCCGCAGGGGAGCTGATCGCCTTCCTGGCGGCCCACGACGAGCCTCTGCGCGTGGTCGCCGCGGCAGGCGTGCCGGGCTTGGACCGCCCCGCCCCGCAGGACGCCGCCGCCGCCCTCGGCCGGATCGCCCGCCAGGCCGCCGAACACCTCACCGGACCCGAGCGCCACGCGCTGAAGTCCTGCCCGGAGTCCGACTGCCGGGGCGTCTTCGCCGATCCGGACGGCCGCCGCCGCTGGTGTCCGTCCCCGGCGTGCGCGAGCCGGGGCAGGGTGCGGGCGCACCGGGCCCGCAAAGCGGCGGTCACAGCCGACTGA
- a CDS encoding phosphotriesterase family protein, producing MIRTVLGDIAADTLGVTDSHDHLFFASTKLPGQELDDPAAAEAELRAFAAAGGQALAQWTPIGLGRRAEELPALSEAAGVHIIAATGLHQAVHYSPEKLPRLLDGLAERFIAELGEGLRGDEEPDGPPLPPRAGLIKVAGDFHQVDRHASVVFEAAAAAHHATGSAVAVHLEGGTHPLGVLRTLHDRLGVPAGSVILGHLNRFPDPGPHREAAEAGAFLGFDGPSRANHATDWHLFDLLGSLVESGHADHVLLGGDTTSAAARAASGGGPGIPFLLTDIRARVQRDFGPEVAGAFFRRNPARAFDADWRV from the coding sequence GTGATCCGCACGGTCCTGGGCGACATCGCGGCGGACACGCTGGGCGTCACCGATTCCCACGACCACCTGTTCTTCGCCTCGACCAAGCTGCCCGGCCAGGAACTCGACGACCCGGCGGCGGCCGAGGCCGAGCTGCGGGCGTTCGCGGCAGCCGGCGGACAGGCGCTGGCGCAGTGGACGCCGATAGGGTTGGGACGGCGTGCGGAGGAACTGCCGGCGCTGTCGGAGGCGGCCGGGGTGCACATCATCGCGGCCACCGGGTTGCATCAGGCGGTGCACTACTCGCCCGAGAAACTTCCACGGCTGCTCGACGGGCTCGCTGAACGGTTCATCGCAGAACTCGGCGAAGGGCTGCGAGGTGATGAGGAGCCGGACGGACCGCCGCTGCCGCCGCGCGCCGGGCTGATCAAGGTGGCCGGGGACTTCCACCAGGTGGATCGGCACGCCTCAGTGGTCTTCGAAGCAGCCGCCGCCGCGCACCACGCCACGGGGTCGGCCGTCGCCGTCCATCTGGAAGGCGGCACTCATCCCCTCGGCGTGCTGAGGACCCTGCACGACCGGCTCGGCGTCCCCGCCGGATCGGTGATTCTGGGCCACCTGAACCGATTCCCCGATCCCGGACCGCACCGCGAGGCCGCCGAAGCAGGAGCCTTCCTCGGCTTCGACGGCCCGTCCCGCGCCAACCACGCGACCGACTGGCACCTGTTCGACCTGCTGGGTTCCCTCGTCGAGTCCGGGCACGCCGACCACGTCCTGCTCGGCGGCGACACCACGAGCGCGGCGGCCCGAGCCGCGAGCGGCGGCGGACCGGGCATCCCGTTCCTGCTCACCGATATCAGGGCTCGCGTGCAGCGGGACTTCGGGCCCGAAGTCGCCGGCGCGTTCTTCCGCCGCAATCCGGCGCGCGCCTTCGACGCCGATTGGCGTGTCTGA
- the aroB gene encoding 3-dehydroquinate synthase produces MTSETRIKVGGELPYEVVVGHGLLGELPAMIGSKAARVAIVHPRALAATAEAVRDDLIEHGGYQALTVEVPDAEEAKSVGVLAYIWEVLGKSNFTRTDAVVGLGGGATTDLAGFAAATWLRGVRVVQIPTTLLGMVDAAVGGKTGINTAEGKNLVGAFHPPAGVLCDLDTLQTLPQNDFVAGLAEVVKCGFIADPEILRLVEADIEGAKRFDGPHTRELIERAIAVKADVVSSDLKEAGRREILNYGHTLGHAIERNERYRWRHGAAISVGMIFAAELGRVAGRLDEATADRHREILTALGLPTAYDGHAWPKLLETMRVDKKSRADMLRFIVLDGLAKPAVLEGPDPALLVAAYSEVAAEPSAKGAVDL; encoded by the coding sequence GTGACGAGCGAAACGCGCATCAAGGTCGGCGGAGAACTCCCCTACGAGGTAGTGGTCGGCCACGGCCTGCTCGGCGAGTTGCCCGCGATGATCGGCAGCAAGGCCGCGCGGGTGGCGATCGTGCACCCGCGCGCGCTGGCCGCCACCGCCGAGGCGGTCCGCGACGACCTCATCGAGCACGGCGGCTACCAGGCGCTGACCGTCGAGGTCCCGGACGCCGAGGAGGCCAAGTCCGTCGGCGTCCTGGCCTACATCTGGGAAGTCCTGGGCAAGTCCAACTTCACCCGCACCGACGCCGTCGTCGGCCTCGGCGGCGGCGCCACCACCGACCTGGCGGGCTTCGCCGCCGCGACCTGGCTGCGCGGGGTCCGGGTGGTCCAGATCCCGACCACGCTGCTGGGCATGGTCGACGCCGCGGTCGGCGGCAAGACCGGCATCAACACCGCCGAGGGCAAGAACCTGGTCGGCGCCTTCCACCCGCCGGCCGGCGTGCTGTGCGACCTGGACACGCTGCAGACGCTGCCGCAGAACGACTTCGTGGCCGGCCTGGCCGAGGTCGTCAAATGCGGCTTCATCGCCGACCCGGAGATCCTGCGCCTGGTCGAGGCGGACATCGAGGGCGCCAAGCGGTTCGACGGCCCGCACACCCGCGAGCTCATCGAGCGCGCCATCGCGGTCAAGGCCGACGTGGTCTCCTCCGACCTGAAGGAGGCCGGGCGCCGGGAGATCCTGAACTACGGCCACACCCTCGGCCACGCGATCGAGCGCAACGAGCGCTACCGCTGGCGCCACGGCGCGGCGATCAGCGTCGGCATGATCTTCGCCGCCGAACTCGGCCGGGTCGCCGGCCGCCTGGACGAGGCGACCGCCGACCGGCACCGCGAGATCCTCACCGCGCTCGGCCTGCCGACCGCCTACGACGGCCACGCCTGGCCCAAGCTGCTGGAGACCATGCGCGTGGACAAGAAGTCCCGCGCCGACATGCTCCGTTTCATCGTGTTGGACGGCCTGGCCAAGCCCGCGGTCCTGGAGGGCCCGGACCCGGCCCTGCTGGTCGCGGCGTACAGCGAGGTCGCCGCGGAGCCGAGCGCCAAGGGAGCGGTCGACCTGTGA
- a CDS encoding aminopeptidase P family protein, translating to MTADRSATGPAAIDPPAYAARRERLRAGLEAVDADAALVTKLVNVRYLTGFTGSNGAVLVTRGGAVFCTDFRYDTQAASEVPDVERIIVRHCAPALVERAAKDGLRRIAVEEHEITVEEHRQLSSELTAAAPSAALVGLGHAVEELRRIKDESEIALIREACAISDRALAELTESILIGRTERHIAQELERRMTDHGADGRAFDTIVACGPNSAVPHHRPGERRVGEGEFLKIDFGALYQGYHADMTRTFVVGRAPADWQVEVYDLVFAAQKAGRQALEPGVRCADVDAAARGVIEAAGYGEYFGHGLGHGVGLEIHEDPRLGAGLPGTLDDRTPVTVEPGVYLPGRGGVRIEDTLVVRPKAEGGPELLTITTKELLVL from the coding sequence ATGACCGCAGACCGCAGCGCAACCGGACCCGCCGCCATCGACCCCCCGGCGTACGCCGCCCGCCGCGAGCGGCTGCGCGCCGGCCTGGAGGCGGTGGACGCCGACGCCGCGCTGGTCACCAAGCTGGTGAACGTCCGCTACCTGACCGGCTTCACCGGCTCCAACGGCGCGGTCCTGGTCACCCGGGGCGGCGCGGTGTTCTGCACCGACTTCCGCTACGACACCCAGGCCGCCTCCGAGGTCCCGGACGTGGAGCGGATCATCGTCCGGCACTGCGCGCCGGCGCTGGTCGAGCGTGCCGCCAAGGACGGGCTGCGGCGCATCGCGGTGGAGGAGCACGAGATCACCGTCGAGGAGCACCGGCAGCTGTCCTCGGAGCTCACCGCGGCGGCGCCCAGCGCGGCGCTGGTCGGGCTCGGGCACGCGGTGGAGGAGCTGCGCCGGATCAAGGACGAGAGCGAGATCGCGCTCATCCGCGAGGCCTGCGCCATCTCCGACCGCGCGCTGGCCGAGCTCACCGAGTCCATCCTCATCGGGCGCACCGAGCGCCACATCGCCCAGGAGCTCGAGCGCCGGATGACCGACCACGGCGCCGACGGCCGGGCCTTCGACACCATCGTGGCCTGCGGCCCGAACTCGGCCGTCCCGCACCACCGGCCCGGGGAGCGCCGGGTCGGCGAGGGCGAGTTCCTCAAGATCGACTTCGGCGCGCTCTACCAGGGCTACCACGCCGACATGACCCGCACCTTCGTGGTCGGCCGGGCGCCGGCGGACTGGCAGGTGGAGGTCTACGACCTGGTCTTCGCCGCGCAGAAGGCCGGGCGGCAGGCGCTGGAGCCGGGCGTGCGCTGCGCCGACGTGGACGCCGCGGCGCGCGGCGTCATCGAGGCCGCCGGGTACGGGGAGTACTTCGGACACGGTCTCGGACACGGCGTCGGCCTGGAGATCCATGAGGACCCGAGGCTGGGCGCCGGTCTGCCGGGTACACTGGATGATCGCACTCCGGTGACCGTCGAACCCGGGGTCTATCTGCCGGGCCGCGGCGGTGTCCGCATCGAGGACACCCTGGTGGTCCGGCCGAAGGCCGAGGGCGGTCCGGAGCTGCTCACCATTACCACCAAGGAACTGCTGGTGCTGTAG